From a region of the Athene noctua chromosome 14, bAthNoc1.hap1.1, whole genome shotgun sequence genome:
- the FGF3 gene encoding fibroblast growth factor 3 — protein sequence MVIIWILFLSLLQEPWSPGRATGVPGATGASPSDPRPRRDAGGRGGVYEHLGGAPRRRKLYCATKYHLQIHPNGKINGTLEKNSVFSILEITAVDVGIVAIKGLFSGRYLAMNKRGRLYASENYNAECEFVERIHELGYNTYASRLYRTVPSRAGTKRKASAERLWYVSINGKGRPRRGFKTRRTQKSSLFLPRVLDNKDHEMVRLFHTNVKYRESLLKSPSKNQRRRRGR from the exons ATGGTCATAATTTGGATCTTGTTCCTGAGTTTGTTGCAGGAGCCGTGGTCCCCGGGGCGGGCCACGGGGGTGCCCGGGGCCACCGGAGCCTCCCCGAGCGACCCCCGGCCGCGCCGGGatgcggggggccgcggcggcgtCTACGAGCACCTCGGGGGAGCGCCCAGGCGCAGGAAACTCTACTGTGCCACCAAATACCATCTCCAGATCCACCCCAATGGCAAGATCAACGGCACCCTGGAGAAAAACAGCGTCTTCA gTATTCTTGAAATAACTGCTGTTGATGTTGGAATCGTTGCCATCAAGGGCTTGTTCTCTGGCAGATACCTGGCCATGAACAAGAGGGGCAGACTTTATGCATCA GAAAATTATAACGCAGAGTGTGAGTTCGTGGAGAGGATCCATGAACTGGGTTATAACACCTACGCGTCCCGTCTCTACCGGACTGTACCCAGCAGAGCCGGCACCAAGCGCAAAGCCAGTGCAGAGAGACTCTGGTATGTCTCAATCAATGGGAAAGGACGACCCAGAAGGGGCTTTAAAACTCGCAGGACACAGAAATCGTCTCTCTTTCTGCCTAGAGTGTTGGATAACAAAGACCATGAAATGGTCCGACTGTTCCACACAAATGTGAAATATCGAGAGAGTCTCCTGAAGTCCCCAAGCAAGAACCAGCGAAGAAGGAGAGGACGCTGA